One region of Eupeodes corollae chromosome 1, idEupCoro1.1, whole genome shotgun sequence genomic DNA includes:
- the LOC129941289 gene encoding hatching enzyme 1.2 — MNCFLFLTTLAMFANCLPIEDNDIFEVADNSIDGENSILSPPSDYIDLSQYGAALYGQPDIDATGKAVAEYTAESDTNPEELGSYVEGDILIPRQMGRNGLRSQSSRWPKGIVPFEIRGNFNAQQMALIERAITEFHSKTCIKFVPRMNEPDYISIVSGNSGCWSSVGRVGGKQEVNLQAPGCLTKPGTAMHELMHAVGFLHEQNRYERDDFVTILFQNIQPSAVSNFDKASADKTTGFGVPYDYGSVMHYSSNAFSTNRNPTIVAKRQGVQLGQREGFSALDVQKLNSMYNCNIGSNTGSGSNSGGQQGANNNANVINSFLGGLISGLGLAEESSTENASQ, encoded by the exons ATGAATTGCTTTCTGTTCCTTACCACACTAGCCATGTTTGCTAACTGCTTGCCCATCGAGGATAATGACATCTTTGAAGTGGCAGATAATTCAATTGACGGAGAGAACAGCATCCTCTCGCCGCCGTCGGATTACATCGACCTTAGTCAGTATGGAGCCGCTTTATATGGACAACCCGATATCGATGCCACCGGAAAGGCAGTGGCCGAATACACCGCAGAATCTGACACCAATCCCGAAGAGCTCGGTTCCTATGTGGAGGGTGACATTCTGATCCCTCGACAAATGGGTCGCAACGGCTTAAGGTCGCAGAGTTCTAGATGGCCTAAAGGCATCGTTCCCTTTGAAATCCGAGGCAACTTCAATGCACAACAAATGGCCCTTATCGAGCGAGCAATCACCGAATTTCACAGTAAGACTTGCATTAAATTTGTTCCACGAATGAATGAGCCCGACTACATATCGATTGTAAGCGGGAACTCTGGCTGTTGGTCGTCCGTTGGTCGTGTTGGTGGTAAGCAGGAAGTAAATCTGCAGGCACCTGGATGCCTGACAAAGCCGGGAACTGCGATGCATGAGCTGATGCACGCCGTGGGCTTCCTGCACGAGCAGAATCGCTATGAACGCGATGATTTTGTAACAATTCTCTTCCAAAACATACAGCCATCGGCCGTTTCGAACTTTGATAAGGCTTCTGCGGATAAAACAACTGGATTTGGTGTACCATATGATTATGGCAGCGTTATGCATTACTCATCTAATGCCTTCTCCACCAATAGGAATCCCACCATTGTTGCAAAG AGACAAGGAGTACAATTGGGTCAGCGAGAAGGTTTCTCAGCATTAGATGTGCAAAAACTAAATTCTATGTATAACTGCAATATTGGATCGAATACTGGGTCTGGGTCTAATTCTGGTGGCCAACAGGGTGCCAATAATAATGCCAATGTTATCAATAGCTTTTTGGGAGGCCTTATTTCTggtttgggattggctgaagaATCATCTACTGAGAATGCATCTCAATAA